A stretch of DNA from Acinetobacter sp. C26M:
TATAATCTTGTTTTACAATCCATGGGCCTTGTGTACCTGCCATTGGAAATTGTGCGATGCTTCGTTGAATGTAGCCTGAGTTCAGGTCTACAAATGGAATGCGTTTCATGCTCTTATTACTGATGACGGGTGTGAATGTGGCGTACTTATTTTCATCCATGTAATCCAGTAATCTACAGAAGTGTTTCCAGACCAGATCGACTTTTAAGGTCCATGCCAGATTGGTGTAGCCGAATGCGAAAGCAAAGTTAGGAATGTCGGATAACATCATTGATTTGAAAATCGTGGTCTCTGGATAAACTATTTTTTTCCCGTCCACAATCAATTGCGTCTTGCTAAATGCGACCGCATTAAGGCCTGTAGCGGTCACAATGATATCGGCTTCCAGCGTTTTTCCTGATTTAAGTAAAATGCCTTCTTTGCTAAAACGCTCAATATGATCGGTGACTACAGATGCTTTACCCGCAGAAATCGCTTTGAACATATCGCCATCGGGTACAACACATAAACGTTCATCCCACGGATTGTATTTCGGTGAAAAATGAGTGGCGACATCAAAGTCTTTTGGTAGATTTCGTTGGACATCCGAGATTAAAAAGCGACGCATCAGCTTTGGAAAGCGACGACTTAAATTGTAAACGCCCCGTGTCAAGGCAATATTTTTGCGGCGGATCAGATCGAAAGCACGTTGTGGTGAGAGAACCCCATTGAGAGTATTCGCGATTGCATCTGTACTTGGTGCAGCCATGACATAGCTTGGTGATCTCTGGAGCATGGTAATATGCCCGACCTTGTCAGCCATCGCAGGGATTAAGGTCACGGCTGTTGCACCACTACCAATCACCACAACCTTTTTGCCAGAATAATCGAGGTTTTCTGGCCAGTGTTGAGGATGAATAATGAGTCCTTGAAATTCCTCCGCTCCCTTAAACTCAGGTGTATAGCCATTATCATAGTCATAATAACCTGTACTCATCAGTAAGAAGCGGGAGCGGAAAGTAGTTAAAGCTTTCTGATCTTTACGCTTCACTTTTACTGTCCAAAGACCTTCAGAAGATGAGAATTCGGCACTAGTCATATAATGGCCAAAGCGAATATGAGATTCGATGTCATTCTCAGTGATCGTTTCTTTTAAATAATTACAGATCATTTGAGCACTGCCAAAAACCCTTTTATTGGTCCACGGTTTAAAGCCAAATGCAAAAGACTGCATATCTGAATCTGAACGAATGCCTGGGTAACGGAACAGACTCCATGTGCCTCCAATTTCGTCGCGGCCTTCGAGCAAAGTGAAT
This window harbors:
- a CDS encoding NAD(P)/FAD-dependent oxidoreductase encodes the protein MSTSDQIAITDVLIIGAGISGISAAYHLKKYRPNTTFTLLEGRDEIGGTWSLFRYPGIRSDSDMQSFAFGFKPWTNKRVFGSAQMICNYLKETITENDIESHIRFGHYMTSAEFSSSEGLWTVKVKRKDQKALTTFRSRFLLMSTGYYDYDNGYTPEFKGAEEFQGLIIHPQHWPENLDYSGKKVVVIGSGATAVTLIPAMADKVGHITMLQRSPSYVMAAPSTDAIANTLNGVLSPQRAFDLIRRKNIALTRGVYNLSRRFPKLMRRFLISDVQRNLPKDFDVATHFSPKYNPWDERLCVVPDGDMFKAISAGKASVVTDHIERFSKEGILLKSGKTLEADIIVTATGLNAVAFSKTQLIVDGKKIVYPETTIFKSMMLSDIPNFAFAFGYTNLAWTLKVDLVWKHFCRLLDYMDENKYATFTPVISNKSMKRIPFVDLNSGYIQRSIAQFPMAGTQGPWIVKQDYKFDVERLRKGPVFDKELSFSQIKPKKKPSVVTTETMPEQIKIQA